A region of Lycium barbarum isolate Lr01 chromosome 3, ASM1917538v2, whole genome shotgun sequence DNA encodes the following proteins:
- the LOC132630767 gene encoding uncharacterized protein LOC132630767 yields MGSMKAMSEVMRKFGDEKSSTLLDEYERITFEIQLNQAILARSLSEPGRRKSTSSTTQLLAPPPLLAARDTDGSSSSGTQKLQILNQPLARDTKQEEEQGQCRHRRRRGYGFQKVMKKLLKPILGKMKGDNNSIIETPPDIPKDPRFWNKFSRSLRI; encoded by the exons ATGGGGTCAATGAAGGCAATGTCAGAAGTAATGAGAAAATTTGGAGATGAAAAAAGTAGCACATTGCTTGATGAATATGAAAGGATTACATTTGAAATACAATTGAACCAAGCTATTCTTGCTAGAAGTTTATCTGAGCCTGGTAGAAGGAAGAGTACTAGTAGTACTACACAATTATTAGCTCCACCACCACTACTGGCCGCCAGAGACACGGATGGATCCAGCTCTTCAG GAACCCAGAAACTTCAAATTCTGAATCAGCCTCTGGCCAGAGATACTAAGCAAGAGGAGGAGCAAGGGCAGTGCCGCCACCGTCGCCGTCGTGGTTACGGGTTCCAAAAGGTGATGAAGAAGTTGCTGAAACCAATTCTTGGTAAAATGAAAGGAGATAATAATAGCATCATAGAAACTCCTCCAGATATTCCCAAGGACCCCAGGTTTTGGAACAAGTTCAGTAGATCGTTACGgatttaa